Proteins encoded within one genomic window of Melospiza melodia melodia isolate bMelMel2 chromosome 27, bMelMel2.pri, whole genome shotgun sequence:
- the TMEM200B gene encoding transmembrane protein 200B yields the protein MTAGSAESNGPMRDAEHRGPKVPVPPVPPRRRGRLRRQPPTEPPLKGQLRMRSPAGAFVMVGISVVLVGMTIAVVGYWPHRVHGGTEASVGNTSVVGDMRREVVAGRHVPHSEKLKLIGPVIMGIGLFIFICANTMLYENRDMETRQLMQKGLYSLAVGLPGGTSPEDGHCQHRDSQPFPKANAECVEGCYQVDLSCQPCPSPGSKWSDCYGPNRLQAMAEFLQHPAASPAASLRSLRSTEANLSLPRGAGAESLLSSAVGALTLPIIKLNNCLLDGAARGAGGRAQRGPAEHPPKTSQLSIGGSTAPCGRDADGGGGHVVVSMGDGCPGMEPLVELSPDVHLHTPGHSKSLDLGRPGVLLVAPIKDRKNRSWPRLDHVSLVGYAKLESSGESSDQLLEPSECPGQGQPLPSSWVVGMEQGTRV from the coding sequence ATGACTGCAGGGAGCGCCGAATCCAACGGGCCCATGCGGGACGCGGAGCACAGAGGGCCCAAGGTGccggtgccccccgtgcccccgcgGCGCCGGGGCCGCCTGCGGCGCCAGCCCCCGACGGAGCCCCCGCTGAAGGGGCAGCTCCGCATGCGCTCACCCGCGGGCGCCTTCGTCATGGTGGGCATCTCGGTGGTCCTGGTGGGCATGACCATTGCCGTGGTGGGCTACTGGCCTCACCGGGTACACGGGGGCACCGAGGCCAGCGTGGGGAACACCAGCGTGGTGGGGGACATGAGGAGGGAGGTGGTGGCTGGGCGCCACGTGCCCCACAGTGAGAAGCTGAAGCTGATCGGCCCTGTCATCATGGGCATCGGGCTCTTCATCTTCATCTGCGCCAACACGATGCTGTACGAGAACAGGGACATGGAGACCCGGCAGCTGATGCAGAAGGGGCTCTACAGCCTGGCAGTGGGGCTGCCCGGGGGGACCAGCCCCGAggatgggcactgccagcacagggacagccagccctTCCCCAAGGCCAACGCTGAGTGCGTGGAGGGCTGTTACCAGGTGGACCTGTCCtgtcagccctgccccagccctggcagcaagTGGTCTGACTGCTACGGCCCCAACCGGCTCCAGGCCATGGCCGAGTTCCTGCAGCACCCGGCAGCTTCACCCGCGGCCTCTCTCCGCAGCCTCCGCTCCACCGAGGCCAACCTGAGCCTCCCGCGCGGCGCCGGAGCCGAGTCCCTCCTGTCTTCGGCCGTGGGGGCCCTGACACTGCCCATCATCAAACTCAACAACTGCCTCCTGGACGGGGCAGCACGGGGGGCTGGcgggagggcacagaggggccCTGCTGAGCATCCTCCCAAAACATCGCAGCTCTCCATCGGTGGCAGCACCGCGCCCTGCGGCCGCGACGCTGACGGTGGTGGTGGCCACGTTGTCGTCAGCATGGGTGACGGCTGTCCTGGCATGGAGCCGCTGGTGGAGCTGAGCCCTGACGTGCACCTCCACACCCCGGGACACTCCAAATCCCTGGACCTTGGCCGGCCgggggtgctgctggtggcccCCATCAAGGACCGTAAGAACCGGAGCTGGCCCCGGCTGGACCACGTCAGCCTCGTGGGCTACGCCAAACTGGAGAGCAGTGGCGAGTCCTCGGACCAGCTGCTGGAGCCCAGCGAGTGCCCAGGCCAgggccagcccctgcccagctcctgggtgGTGGGCATGGAGCAGGGCACACGGGTCTGA